One genomic window of Solanum stenotomum isolate F172 chromosome 9, ASM1918654v1, whole genome shotgun sequence includes the following:
- the LOC125876122 gene encoding secretory carrier-associated membrane protein 1-like isoform X1, translating into MAGRYNDNPFAEEDEVNPFSNNGSVPAATNSRPYPLPHEPAGYDRGATVDIPLDGSKDMKKKEKELQAKEAELKKREQELKRKEDAIARAGVVIEDKNWPPFFPIIHHDIANEIPIHLQKLQYVAFTTLLGLAACLVWNLVAVTLAWIRGEGPTIWLLAVIYLISGVPGAYVLWYRPLYRAMRTDSALKFGWFFLSYVFHIGFCIIAAVAPPIFFKGKSLTGILPAIDLLGWHVLVGIFYFIGAGFFCLETLMSIWVIQQVYMYFRGSGKAAEMKKEAARSTMMAAL; encoded by the exons ATGGCTGGGCGATACAATGACAATCCTTTTgctgaagaagatgaagtgaaCCCATTTTCG AATAATGGAAGTGTTCCTGCTGCTACAAACTCGAGGCCTTATCCTCTTCCTCATGAACCTGCCGGCTATGATCGTGGCGCAACCGTTGATATTCCTCTTGATGGTTCAAAG gacatgaagaagaaagagaaagaactCCAAGCTAAAGAGGCTGAATTAAAGAAAAGAGAACAG GAACTTAAAAGGAAGGAGGATGCAATAGCAAGAG ctGGTGTAGTGATTGAAGACAAGAATTGGCCACCTTTCTTCCCCATCATTCATCACGATATCGCAAATGAAATTCCAATTCATCTACAGAAGTTGCAATATGTTGCATTCACTACATTGTTGG GTCTGGCAGCCTGTCTTGTATGGAACCTTGTTGCTGTCACCTTAGCTTGGATCAGAGGAGAAG GTCCTACTATCTGGTTGCTTGCTGTTATCTACTTAATATCAGGTGTCCCAGGAGCCTATGTATTGTGGTATCGGCCTCTCTATCGTGCAATGAG GACTGATAGTGCGCTGAAGTTTGGGTGGTTTTTCTTAAGTTACGTG TTTCACATTGGATTCTGCATCATTGCTGCTGTGGCACCTCCAATTTTCTTCAAGGGGAAATCTTTGAC TGGTATCTTGCCTGCAATTGATCTTTTAGGCTGGCATGTTTTGGTTGGG ATATTCTACTTCATTGGAGCTGGATTCTTCTGTCTTGAAACACTGATGAGCATATGGGTTATACAG CAAGTCTACATGTATTTCCGGGGAAGTGGAAAGGCTGCAGAGATGAAGAAAGAGGCTGCAAGATCGACTATGATGGCTGCACTATGA
- the LOC125876107 gene encoding protein STRUBBELIG-RECEPTOR FAMILY 3-like has protein sequence MGGKRSMLGCLNLEILVGILLIFAVQLSDETDPGDVAAINALHASLGSPPLPGWGVSADPCDGQWQGVVCQETNIISIQLNAANLAGELGDNLASFSSLKTIDLSNNHIGGTFPSSLPVTLQNIFLSDNDLAGSIPSSLSSLSQLSAMSLNGNQLTGELPDSFQGLTALVNLDLSSNSFSGALPSSVGNLSSLTTLHVQNNQLSGTLDVLQDLPLADLNVENNLFSGPIPQKLLSIPNFKNTGNPFNSVSPLSPPNSSIAPLSPPTSFTRPPPAPPGPPFFKPPTSTQTPPTSDGKPGQKADGPSVTAESSSKGNKKSVKRVVWISIASVLSFIILVIAILLFLPRCFRERQDTNWSRRHEIAPDVGSRENRRDNGLLVLPGHDVEKAPPLVRPKEEQQPRRPARTPMPQQEQELNVQNLRAVPKKDTSEINLSRIDIDSMLPPPPPPLPPPPPPPPPPFSQERVIVKPILPADNTAMKFPHRPLPLTSVKSYTIASLQQYTNSFSQDNLIGSGMLGTVYRAELPKGKLLAVKKLDRRVSNQQKDDEFLDLVNHIDGIRHANVVELMGYCAEHGQRLLVYEYCSSGTLQDALHSDDEFKQQLSWDTRIRMALGAARGLEYLHEVCEPPIIHRNFKSVNLLLDEELAVHISDCGLAPLISSGAVSQLSGQLLTTYGYGAPEFESGIYTSQSDVYSFGVVMLELLTGRMSYDRTRSRGEQFLVRWAIPQLHDIDALTRMVDPSLKGKYPLKSLSHFADIISRCVLPEPEYRPQMSEVVQDLIQMIRRESPSRSDEE, from the exons ATGGGTGGGAAGAGATCTATGTTAGGGTGCTTGAATTTGGAGATCTTGGTGGggattttgttaatttttgctgtTCAGCTTTCAGATGAAACTGACCCCGGAGATG TTGCTGCAATTAATGCCTTACATGCTTCCCTGGGATCACCTCCCCTTCCTGGCTGGGGTGTCAGTGCAGACCCATGTGATGGACAATGGCAAGGGGTCGTATGCCAGGAGACAAATATAATATCCAT TCAATTAAATGCTGCTAACTTGGCAGGTGAACTAGGGGATAACTTAGCatcattttcttctctcaaaacgAT AGATCTGAGTAACAATCACATTGGCGGAACCTTCCCATCCAGTCTGCCAGTTACATTGCAGAATAT TTTTCTTTCAGATAATGATTTAGCCGGAAGTATCCCCAGTTCTTTATCTTCCCTAAGTCAACTGTCAGCAAT GTCTCTCAATGGAAACCAACTGACTGGAGAACTTCCTGATTCCTTTCAAGGCCTTACAGCATTGGTTAATCT TGATTTGTCAAGTAACAGTTTCAGCGGAGCTTTGCCGTCATCAGTAGGAAACTTGTCCTCCCTGACCACTCT ACATGTGCAGAATAACCAGCTTTCTGGAACTCTTGATGTTTTACAAGATCTTCCCCTCGCAGATTT GAATGTGGAGAATAACCTGTTTTCTGGGCCCATACCTCAGAAGTTGTTATCTATTCCCAATTTCAA AAACACTGGAAATCCTTTCAACAGTGTCTCTCCTTTGTCTCCACCCAACAGTAGTATCGCCCCTTTGTCTCCACCTACTTCATTTACGAGACCCCCTCCAGCACCACCAGGACCACCCTTTTTTAAGCCTCCAACTTCAACACAGACACCACCGACTTCAGACGGAAAACCTGGGCAAAAAGCTGATGGACCATCAGTAACTGCAGAATCTAGTTCAAAAGGAAACAAAAAGTCTGTTAAAAGGGTAGTCTGGATATCCATTGCATCAGTTTTGTCATTTATAATATTGGTAATAGCAATCCTGCTCTTTCTGCCAAGATGCTTTAGGGAAAGGCAAGACACTAATTGGTCCAGACGGCACGAAATAGCTCCTGATGTGGGCTCCAGGGAGAATCGTAGGGATAATGGTTTATTGGTCCTACCTGGACATGATGTAGAGAAAG CTCCTCCTCTGGTGAGGCCAAAGGAAGAGCAACAACCAAGGAGACCGGCCCGCACTCCCATGCCACAGCAGGAGCAGGAGTTAAATGTGCAAAACCTGAGGGCAGTGCCAAAGAAGGATACTAGTGAGATAAACCTAAGCAGAATTGATATTGATTCGATGTTGccaccacctccacctccactaCCACCTCCGCCACCGCCACCGCCACCACCCTTTTCTCAAGAGAGAGTTATTGTGAAGCCAATTCTACCTGCCGACAATACTGCAATGAAGTTTCCCCATAGGCCACTTCCACTAACTTCTGTGAAATCTTACACAATCGCATCTCTTCAGCAATACACCAACAGCTTTTCTCAAGATAATCTGATAGGATCAGGAATGCTGGGAACTGTGTACAGGGCAGAGCTTCCAAAAGGGAAG TTACTTGCTGTCAAGAAGCTGGACAGAAGAGTTTCCAATCAACAGAAGGATGATGAGTTTCTTGACCTAGTAAACCATATTGACGGAATTCGTCATGCTAACGTTGTCGAGTTGATGGGCTATTGTGCAGAGCATGGTCAAAGGCTTCTGGTTTATGAGTATTGCAGTAGTGGGACACTACAAGATGCGTTGCACTCTGATGATGAATTCAAGCAACAACTTTCATGGGATACACGGATCCGGATGGCTCTTGGAGCTGCAAGAGGCTTGGA GTATCTCCATGAGGTCTGCGAGCCACCTATTATCCACAGAAACTTCAAATCTGTCAATCTTCTCCTTGATGAAGAGTTGGCTGTGCATATCTCTGACTGTGGTTTAGCTCCACTGATATCATCAGGTGCCGTGAGCCAG TTGTCAGGACAACTTCTTACAACCTATGGCTATGGTGCCCCAGAATTTGAGTCAGGGATTTACACTTCTCAGAGTGATGTATACAGTTTTGGCGTGGTGATGCTGGAACTCTTAACGGGCAGAATGTCATATGACCG AACTCGAAGTCGAGGAGAGCAATTCTTGGTCAGATGGGCAATCCCTCAGCTACATGATATTGATGCCTTGACAAGAATGGTTGATCCTTCTCTCAAAGGAAAGTACCCACTTAAGTCATTATCACATTTTGCTGACATAATTTCCCGCTGCGTTTTG CCTGAGCCTGAATACAGGCCACAAATGTCAGAAGTGGTTCAAGACCTTATACAAATGATAAGAAGAGAATCTCCCAGTAGATCTGATGAAGAATGA
- the LOC125876122 gene encoding secretory carrier-associated membrane protein 1-like isoform X2 — MAGRYNDNPFAEEDEVNPFSNNGSVPAATNSRPYPLPHEPAGYDRGATVDIPLDGSKDMKKKEKELQAKEAELKKREQELKRKEDAIARAGVVIEDKNWPPFFPIIHHDIANEIPIHLQKLQYVAFTTLLGLAACLVWNLVAVTLAWIRGEGPTIWLLAVIYLISGVPGAYVLWYRPLYRAMRTDSALKFGWFFLSYVFHIGFCIIAAVAPPIFFKGKSLTGILPAIDLLGWHVLVGIFYFIGAGFFCLETLMSIWVIQQVYMYFRGSGKAAEMKKEAARSTMMAAL, encoded by the exons ATGGCTGGGCGATACAATGACAATCCTTTTgctgaagaagatgaagtgaaCCCATTTTCG AATAATGGAAGTGTTCCTGCTGCTACAAACTCGAGGCCTTATCCTCTTCCTCATGAACCTGCCGGCTATGATCGTGGCGCAACCGTTGATATTCCTCTTGATGGTTCAAAG gacatgaagaagaaagagaaagaactCCAAGCTAAAGAGGCTGAATTAAAGAAAAGAGAACAG GAACTTAAAAGGAAGGAGGATGCAATAGCAAGAG ctGGTGTAGTGATTGAAGACAAGAATTGGCCACCTTTCTTCCCCATCATTCATCACGATATCGCAAATGAAATTCCAATTCATCTACAGAAGTTGCAATATGTTGCATTCACTACATTGTTGG GTCTGGCAGCCTGTCTTGTATGGAACCTTGTTGCTGTCACCTTAGCTTGGATCAGAGGAGAAG GTCCAACTATCTGGTTGCTTGCTGTTATCTACTTAATTTCAGGTGTCCCAGGAGCCTATGTATTGTGGTATCGGCCTCTCTATCGTGCAATGAG GACTGATAGTGCGCTGAAGTTTGGGTGGTTTTTCTTAAGTTACGTG TTTCACATTGGATTCTGCATCATTGCTGCTGTGGCACCTCCAATTTTCTTCAAGGGGAAATCTTTGAC TGGTATCTTGCCTGCAATTGATCTTTTAGGCTGGCATGTTTTGGTTGGG ATATTCTACTTCATTGGAGCTGGATTCTTCTGTCTTGAAACACTGATGAGCATATGGGTTATACAG CAAGTCTACATGTATTTCCGGGGAAGTGGAAAGGCTGCAGAGATGAAGAAAGAGGCTGCAAGATCGACTATGATGGCTGCACTATGA